From Anoplopoma fimbria isolate UVic2021 breed Golden Eagle Sablefish chromosome 11, Afim_UVic_2022, whole genome shotgun sequence, one genomic window encodes:
- the dxo gene encoding decapping and exoribonuclease protein yields MDQHRGHAPNSSYQNPQSAYRRHRDASGRNHSENKRSRPNHHQHQSGPTPEQNPRTPRDLSTRRELYERDFPVYKQPVEVGCFSLDSERRFFNDSRQMRYYVEPGRNPNFDLRDGYKDRFVKRDESVKEKLDHILRWILANKSKLGSKVTTASSCALDFDFVTWRGHLTRLLTTPYETHEGWLLAVTRFRGTLYISDVETEAARREQENRTERHKEMMYWGYKFEQYTCADNVHSLPDPGGVVNTNEAFCTVVQTRLADHRLLFSGEVDCRVKDPKAPAPPACYVELKTSVEICTPKQRSNFHRYKLLKWWAQSFLPGVPQVVAGFKDEKGVVVSVDTFPISKISQLIKNEQNCWKPTVCMNFCCDFLSFVKSIATEDNPSLVYLFSWEPRRDVTFSIHRDSQYSFLPHWYVEEMTSSQDSHHQP; encoded by the exons ATGGACCAGCACAGAGGTCACGCTCCCAACTCCAGCTACCAAAACCCCCAGTCAGCATACAGACGACATAGAGATGCCAGTGGAAGAAATCACAGTGAGAATAAACGCTCCAGACCAAACCACCACCAGCATCAGTCTGGGCCAACACCAGAGCAAAACCCACGCACCCCTCGGGATTTGAGCACCAGAAGGGAGCTATATGAAAGAGACTTTCCAGTGTACAAACAGCCTGTCGAGGTAGGATGTTTTTCCCTCGACTCTGAGCGTAGATTCTTCAATGACAGCAGGCAGATGAGATACTATGTGGAACCTGGCAGAAATCCTAATTTTGACCTGAGGGATGGATACAAGGACCGCTTTGTAAAGAGAGACGAAAGTGTGAAGGAGAAGCTGGACCACATCCTACGGTGGATCTTGGCCAATAAATCAAAGCTCGGCTCAAAGGTGACTACAGCCTCATCATG TGCTCTAGATTTCGACTTTGTGACATGGCGTGGTCATCTGACCAGGCTGCTGACCACTCCCTACGAGACACACGAGGGCTGGTTGCTGGCAGTCACCAGGTTTAGGGGCACGCTTTACATCAGCGACGTGGAAACAGAAGCTGCTCGAAGGGAACAAGAGAACCGcacagagagacacaaggaGATGATGTACTGGGGATACAAGTTTGAGCAATACACATGTGCAG ATAACGTCCACAGTTTACCCGACCCAGGCGGAGTGGTTAACACTAATGAGGCCTTCTGCACTGTGGTGCAGACTCGGCTGGCAGATCACAGACTCCTGTTCTCCGGTGAGGTGGACTGCCGGGTTAAAGACCCCAAagctccagctcctcctgcatgCTACGTCGAGCTGAAGACCTCTGTGGAGATCTGCACCCCTAAACAGCGCAGCAACTTTCACAG GTACAAACTGCTGAAGTGGTGGGCCCAGTCATTTCTCCCGGGAGTCCCCCAGGTTGTGGCAGGCTTTAAGGATGAGAAAGGAGTGGTTGTCTCCGTGGACACTTTTCCAATCTCCAAGATTTCACAACTCATCAAG AATGAACAGAACTGCTGGAAGCCAACAGTCTGTATGAACTTTTGCTGTGATTTCCTGTCTTTTGTGAAGAGTATCGCAACTGAAGACAATCCAAG CTTGGTGTACCTGTTCTCCTGGGAGCCCCGCAGAGATGTGACATTCTCCATCCACAGGGACTCCCAGTATTCCTTCCTACCACACTGGTATGTGGAGGAGATGACCAGTAGTCAAGACTCACACCATCAGCCCTGA
- the LOC129098767 gene encoding serine/threonine-protein kinase 19-like produces the protein MNRKRALISDTFKAKKRRNGTQKYGAISDGDGPTDIRSTLEYLMTLFPRKLFNDSLPQIVMKHQLYSIHSDKTLVDKELNKLRERGELLMFQLGFDADAFGLVFASDYKAKVLAGEDGRPTRATVERFLEKLLTPCTELSFSKDKMLREFLFRDSEITQLVKSGVLTVRDAGSWWLSIPNSGKFTKYFIQGRKAVLGMVKKSKYSEVLKTELEERRTTSHVKFHMKYHVHDIVGAELVESIPTTSGTLLRCVES, from the exons ATGAACAGGAAACGGGCTTTGATTTCAGACACTTTCAAAGcgaagaaaagaagaaatggaaCGCAGAAGTATGGAGCCATCAGTGATGGAGATG GACCGACTGACATCAGATCCACCCTGGAGTATCTCATGACGCTGTTCCCCAGGAAGCTCTTCAATGACAGCCTGCCTCAAATTGTCATGAAGCACCAGCTCTACAGCATACACAGTGATAAGACTTTGGTGGACAAGGAGCTG AATAAACTGCGGGAACGAGGAGAACTGCTGATGTTCCAGCTCGGGTTTGATGCAGACGCTTTCGGGCTGGTTTTTGCTTCCGATTACAAGGCCAAAGTGCTGGCAGGGGAGGATGGCAGGCCCACACGAGCGACAGTGGAGAGGTTCTTGGAGAAATTGCTGACTCCTTGCACAGAACTGAGCTTCAGCAAAGACAAGATGCTCCGGGAGTTTCTCTTCAGAGACTCTGAGATAAC TCAGCTGGTGAAGTCGGGGGTCCTGACTGTGAGGGACGCAGGCAGCTGGTGGCTTTCAATTCCCAACTCTGGCAAATTCACCAAGTACTTTATACAAG GTCGTAAAGCCGTGCTAGGCATGGTGAAGAAGTCCAAATATAGTGAAGTCTTAAAGACGGAGCTAGAGGAGCGGCGAACAACCTCACATGTGAAATTCCACATGAAGTACCACGTCCATGACATTGTTGGTGCAGAGCTGGTAGAGAG CATACCTACAACTTCAGGAACATTGTTGCGATGTGTTGAGTCCTGA